The stretch of DNA ATAGCCTGGTCATGAATCTCATGGCATGGTCAGGCCGCCGTCTACCGCCACATACTGCCCGGTAACCGCACCGAAGAGCTTTGAAACAAAGGGTACGGCCGCCTTGGCGGCGTCTTCCGGCGTGGTCACGCGGCGCAGCGGAGTGGACTGGCGGATGAGTTCGAAGACTTCGGGCGTGGTGGCGCTCGAGGCGTCGGTGGTCTCGAGCAGGCCGGGCGCTAAGGCGTTGACGCGCACCCCTCTGGGACCGAGTTCGGCGGCAAGCGTGCGGGTAAAGCCCTGGCTCGAGCCCGTCACCAAAACGGCCTGACCGTCAAGAAGCTTCACGGCTGCCTCCACTTCGGAAAGTGCTCGAGCGGCCCATGCCCCGCGCCCAAACCAGGCGCCTGCCGGATCGCCTCTTGCAGGTAGTGGCGGGCACGCTGAACGGCCAGCGGTAAAGCTTCACCCAGGGCCAACCGCGCGGCGACGGCCGCGGAGAGGGTGCAGCCGGTGCCGTGGGTGTGGCGGGTGTCGATGCGCTCGAAGAGGAACGCCTCGGTATGGCCCCCGTAGCTGAGAAGGTCCGTGACCTCAGCCCCCTCGAGGTGACCGCCTTTGAGGAGCAGGGGGTGTTCCGGGTGCCTTGTGGCG from Deinococcota bacterium encodes:
- a CDS encoding SDR family oxidoreductase; translated protein: MKLLDGQAVLVTGSSQGFTRTLAAELGPRGVRVNALAPGLLETTDASSATTPEVFELIRQSTPLRRVTTPEDAAKAAVPFVSKLFGAVTGQYVAVDGGLTMP